Proteins encoded within one genomic window of Cydia pomonella isolate Wapato2018A chromosome 12, ilCydPomo1, whole genome shotgun sequence:
- the LOC133523219 gene encoding uncharacterized protein LOC133523219 has translation MSLCQIVISIFLLFLAVGYSTDNLDTFNTEIDDIFSSVIGPVFDQKTPHPISNNTLTNEPRMLKIRTLNPSLLKSLDDEIPKKPMLNPQRQNYAKTPQRTRNYAQSSIRTRNYAITHKKYSTPQAPMPHSKIQVLNEEDTEDIYKELYKNPENKLELEQMLEQPIQTKPDFKQDVFNETTRRFNQLYDVFQKWTDETKSLNISRRQMSTTTKYPYRRDPPEERVQLHNEIKLKALAQHHNITNHVPFELVDLATKLYYRDRRALERALTLMAQFIYGAQYKFIYAQNLKERYATVTTYQIGYSIAVLKNLKHQYYSGYFAMAQFRRTKVQFTYEDEVMYLIKVYERLLRIRVEFNEVVNYVRALEFERKRREALRVETEGQKDRYFIG, from the exons ATGTCTCTCTGTCAAATagttatttcgatatttttacTTT TCCTTGCCGTTGGCTACAGCACAGACAATCTGGATACGTTTAATACAGAAATAGACGATATATTCAGCAGCGTCATTGGCCCAGTGTTCGACCAGAAAACCCCACACCCAATCTCTAATAACACTCTTACTAACGAACCCCGGATGCTCAAAATTCGCACGCTTAACCCCTCTTTACTCAAATCGCTCGATGATGAAATACCCAAGAAACCCATGCTCAACCCTCAACGGCAAAATTACGCTAAAACGCCCCAGCGCACCCGAAATTACGCTCAAAGCTCCATCCGTACACGAAATTACGCTATAACTCATAAAAAATACTCCACACCTCAAGCACCCATGCCTCATTCAAAAATTCAAGTGCTAAACGAAGAGGACACAGAAGACATCTACAAAGAACTTTACAAAAACCCTGAAAATAAATTAGAGTTAGAGCAAATGCTTGAACAGCCAATACAGACCAAGCCGGACTTTAAACAAGACGTGTTTAACGAAACCACAAGACGGTTCAACCAACTTTATGATGTATTTCAAAAATGGACAGATGAAACTAAGAGTCTGAATATATCTCGCCGACAAATGTCGACAACGACTAAATATCCATATAGACGAGACCCGCCAGAAGAGAGAGTGCAGTTacacaatgaaataaaattaaaggcaTTGGCGCAAcatcacaatataacaaatcatGTGCCTTTTGAATTAGTAGATCTAGCCACTAAGTTATATTACAGAGATCGCAGAGCCTTAGAACGAGCTCTGACACTCATGGCACAATTCATCTATGGTGCTCAGTATAAGTTCATATACGCTCAAAATCTTAAGGAAAGATACGCAACTGTGACTACATACCAAATAGGATACTCTATTGCTGTTCTAAAGAATTTAAAACACCAGTATTACAGTGGGTACTTTGCGATGGCACAATTTCGTAGGACTAAAGTTCAATTTACATATGAAGATGAAGTAATGTATTTGATAAAGGTTTATGAAAGATTGTTAAGGATTCGAGTGGAATTTAATGAGGTAGTGAACTATGTAAGGGCACTGGAGTTTGAACGTAAGCGAAGAGAGGCTTTGAGAGTGGAAACGGAGGGTCAGAAAGATAGATACTTTATAGGCTAA